Below is a window of Desulfuromonas sp. DNA.
GCCATCCCGACCGGATCCTGGCAAGGAACCAGCAGACCGTTTTCCCCGTCCCGGATCAACTCCGCTCCGCCCAACGAGGAGGTCGACACCACCGGCAGCCGGTGAGCCCACGCCTCCAGGATGACGTTGCCCAGCGTTTCGTGCCGGGAAGGGCACACGAAGAGATCCGCGAGGTCGAAATAGGTATGGGGATCGTTCTGCCAGCCCGCCCAGCGCAACCGCTCCTCGATGCCAAGCTCTGCGGCCTGGGCCAAAAGATTTTTCTTGAGGGGGCCGTCCCCGGCAATGACCAGGAAAAAGGGCCGCCCCCCGACCTCAGCAGGTAGCCGCGCAAAGGCCGGCAGCAGGTCGTCGAACCCTTTGACCCCTGTGAACCGCCCGAGGGCGAAAAGGACGAAAGCGTCCTCCGGCAACCGGAGGGAGCGCCGCAGCCGTTCCCGGTCCTCCGGGGGAGTCACGGAGCGGGGTTCGACGAAGTTGCCGATGTAGAACACCCGCTCCGATGGCAACCCCTGCTGAACGAGATAATCGCACAATTTCCGGGTATTGCCGACCCAGGCGTGGGCGTGACGGTAATAGCCGTCTATTTTGTAGTATCCCCCAAGTCGCGCCACGTGCTTAACTCCCCAACCATCGGGGATGCGGGTCAGCCGGGTGCCGCGGCCCATGTAGCTCTGAACGATATCGATCCCCTCGTTCCGCACCAGGCGGCGGATTGCCAGGCCCGAGAGGATGTCCCAGCCGTTTCGCATGGGAACGTGGAACTGGCGCGTGGAGTCTCCGACGACGGGGCGCAGCTCGCTGCCAGGCCGCACGACGGCCATGGCACGGTGGTCCGGTCCGTTCAGTCCACGGACCAACCGCTGGAAAAACTGTTCGGCTCCGCCCATTTTGCGGCTGCCGATAATATGGAGGGAACGCAGCATGCCTTTGTCTTCCGTGCCTACTCCGGACTTTGGGCCTGGAGCCCCATGATCAGGGATCAAAAACTCTCCGCCTCGTCAATGAGCATGACCGGGATGTCGTCCCGAATCGGGTACAGAAGCCGGCACTCTTCGCAGACGATCCGGTTCTTCTCTTTCCGGAGATGCACCTCCCCCTTGCACTTGGGACATGCCAGCAGCTCAAGCAACTTTTCCGAAATTGCCATCTCAACTCCTTCTCGCAAAAAGGGGTTCAACGCCCTTTCCATGACCGCCTCGTCCTGAACGACGAGATCCATGGGGACCTGGTAGCAGGGGACGGGAAGCTCACCGGAAGGAAGTTTAACACCATCCTTTTCGGTGGTCACCAGATAATCGGCCCCTTTGGCACCCTCGATCAGCCGTGCCAAATCCTCGCCCAGGTACCCGCAGTGGTCGGAAAACCCAAGGGAGTGGAGGAGATTCAAGCCCGCATTCTCCAGGGAGGCGAAGAACTTTCCGGGATCAGCGATTCCGGCAAATGCGACCCCTCTCTTCGCGCTAAGATCCTCCAGAGCCACGACTTCGCCGGACAGGGAGACGGCCTGGCCCGACAGGACATGACGGCTGCGCAAAACGGGTCCCGGGACCGGCGGTAGGAACCCTTCCCTGTCTCCGCAGCGGGTCAGCAGAAAAAGGTCCCCCCGTCCGAGAGCTGCGGGAAACTCCCTCAGAATCCCGGCGGGAAGAACATGGCCATTTCCGAGCGGCCGGGATGCGTCAAGCAGCACGATGTCGAGGTCGCGCCGGACGGCCAGGTGCTGGAAGCCGTCGTCCAAAACGATGATCTCTGCGCCATATTTCTCGACTGCGAGGCGGATTCCCTCGGCGCGCCGGGGCGCGATAAAGACCAGAGCCAGAGGATTGCGCCGGGCCAGCAAAAAGGGCTCGTCTCCGCAGACGCGAGGGGACAGAAGGGGGCCCTGACCTGCACTGACCACGCCAACGCCCTCCGTCCCGGAACCTCCGTATCCCCGGCTGACGACGGCAACCTGCTTTCCGGCGGCGAGAAACCGCTTCACCAGGAAGTCCACCACCGGGGTCTTCCCGGTCCCTCCGACCGCGAGGTTGCCGACGGAAAGGACGGGAACCGGGGCCCGGAAGGAGGGGAGGATTTCCCGTCGGTAGAGCCACGCCCGAAACCGCGACAGCCATCCGAACGACCAGCCGAAAGGCAGCAGGGCGAAGAGAAGCACTCTTTGCAACCCGCCCCGGGGGCCCTTCGTGCTCAGGCGTCGGTGCAGAGCCTCCAGGCGTCTCATTCTAATCCCCGAGAATCCGCCGCAGGGTGGCAAGGGTGGCTTCGGTAGCACCGGCATGCTGCCGGACAAGATCCTGCCCACCTTTCCCCATGGCCAGACGCATGTCCTCCCGGTCGAGCAGCGTTCGCACAGCTCGTTTCAGCCCGGCTCGGTCATCGACGCACAGGCCTCCCTGTGCCTGAAGAACGAGATGGGCAATCTCCCTGAAATTGTTCATATGGGGCCCGAAAACCACCGGTTTTCCAAGCAGCCCGGCCTCCAGAACATTATGGCCGCCGACCGGGACAAGACTCCCCCCCACGAAGACCAGGTCCGCAACCGCGATGAACTTCAGCATTTCTCCGACGCTGTCGACGAGCAGAACCTCCCCGGCGGCCAAAGCCCGTGGGAGGGCTTCCACCTCGCTGCGCAGGACAAAGGGCACATCCTGGTCCTGAAGGAGGTCCCCGACGCTTCCGCACCGCTCGGGGTGCCTCGGCACGAGAACCAGAACGAGCCCGCAACGCTCGGCCTCTTCAGCGGCCAGCTCCCGGAAAACAGAGACCACGTCCTCTTCCTCGCCGGCGTGAGTACTTCCGGCGACCCAGACAAGGGCGTCCTGGGGAACTCTGAAGGCGGCCTTTAGTCCTGCCGCAGCTGCTTCATCGGGAACCGCGGCCTGCATGTCGAACTTGAGGTTCCGGGTGACCTCCACCCG
It encodes the following:
- the lpxK gene encoding tetraacyldisaccharide 4'-kinase yields the protein MRRLEALHRRLSTKGPRGGLQRVLLFALLPFGWSFGWLSRFRAWLYRREILPSFRAPVPVLSVGNLAVGGTGKTPVVDFLVKRFLAAGKQVAVVSRGYGGSGTEGVGVVSAGQGPLLSPRVCGDEPFLLARRNPLALVFIAPRRAEGIRLAVEKYGAEIIVLDDGFQHLAVRRDLDIVLLDASRPLGNGHVLPAGILREFPAALGRGDLFLLTRCGDREGFLPPVPGPVLRSRHVLSGQAVSLSGEVVALEDLSAKRGVAFAGIADPGKFFASLENAGLNLLHSLGFSDHCGYLGEDLARLIEGAKGADYLVTTEKDGVKLPSGELPVPCYQVPMDLVVQDEAVMERALNPFLREGVEMAISEKLLELLACPKCKGEVHLRKEKNRIVCEECRLLYPIRDDIPVMLIDEAESF
- a CDS encoding glycosyltransferase encodes the protein MLRSLHIIGSRKMGGAEQFFQRLVRGLNGPDHRAMAVVRPGSELRPVVGDSTRQFHVPMRNGWDILSGLAIRRLVRNEGIDIVQSYMGRGTRLTRIPDGWGVKHVARLGGYYKIDGYYRHAHAWVGNTRKLCDYLVQQGLPSERVFYIGNFVEPRSVTPPEDRERLRRSLRLPEDAFVLFALGRFTGVKGFDDLLPAFARLPAEVGGRPFFLVIAGDGPLKKNLLAQAAELGIEERLRWAGWQNDPHTYFDLADLFVCPSRHETLGNVILEAWAHRLPVVSTSSLGGAELIRDGENGLLVPCQDPVGMADRMSELIRAGDSDRSRIAERGYQTLCSEHSPEAVLAAYRALYQELLTA
- a CDS encoding 3-deoxy-D-manno-octulosonic acid transferase, which translates into the protein MVYLLYDLILLFSALFLIPYYLLRGLRRGKVRRGIRERLGFFLPGQLDLLEGRTVFWVHAVSVGETRAAIPLLKALKAAYPDCALVLSNVTETGQAVAREIAEADLCLFFPFDLSWVVRRVLRRVRPSLAVIVETEIWPNFVRMAHKEGIPVALVNGRISDRSFPRYRMARTFLRPVLEQFSVLCMQTEQDAERIVALGARQERVEVTRNLKFDMQAAVPDEAAAAGLKAAFRVPQDALVWVAGSTHAGEEEDVVSVFRELAAEEAERCGLVLVLVPRHPERCGSVGDLLQDQDVPFVLRSEVEALPRALAAGEVLLVDSVGEMLKFIAVADLVFVGGSLVPVGGHNVLEAGLLGKPVVFGPHMNNFREIAHLVLQAQGGLCVDDRAGLKRAVRTLLDREDMRLAMGKGGQDLVRQHAGATEATLATLRRILGD